One genomic window of Mucilaginibacter sp. SJ includes the following:
- a CDS encoding ABC transporter permease — MIRNYLKTAFRTLKKNGGFTTINVFGLALGLATCLLIVFYVVDELSYDKFNVKADRIYRANMQIKFGGIDQSYACAPAPLSAAFQNDYPEVERACRFLMRGGYNVKKGNQTIHENRMVLADSTLFDVFTLPMVAGDPKKALVEPNTVVITESTAKRYFNTTQVVGKTFTFDEKLLYKVTGVIKDLPRQSHFHYDFFLSMASNAESKDGAWFSNNFNTYVLLKPGVDAKKFEAKFPALMHKYAGPQLQSILHLTFDSFEGAGNKYQLSLMPLKDIHLKSNLVSELDHNGNIQYVYIFGAVAIFILLIACVNFMNLSTARSANRAREVGVRKVLGSRRQSLIAQFLSESIMVTFIATVIAMLMAYFLLPVFNNIAGKTMELNMGSLVWLIPALLVIVLVIGFLAGSYPAFFLSAFQPIDVLKGKLSSGFKGGMLRSSLVVFQFFISIVLIIGTLVIYNQLKYIQNKDLGYNRSQVLVIHGVYDLGDKSKVLRDEVKQLPGVMGVTMTGFLPTSDYRNSSSVFQERGLDPKKAVLAQTWVVDDNYLPTLGIKLTKGRNFSNQMPTDSAAMIINETAAKLMGVRDPLNKSMFLPMDNMAKTFKEYHIVGVIKDFNFASLRNNVSPVILMYGQDTGALSVKVNTANITALMAMISDKWKSIKPGKEFEYSFMDDDFDSSYRAEQRMGTIFIIFTSLTIVIACLGLFGLAAYAAEQRTKEIGIRKVLGANVGAIVGMLSKDFIKLVMIAIVIAIPVAWVAMQQWLQGFAYRQNIQWWVVVLAAVLAVLIAFVTISFQSIKAALANPVRSLKNE, encoded by the coding sequence ATGATCAGAAATTATCTTAAAACTGCTTTTCGCACATTGAAAAAAAATGGGGGTTTCACCACAATTAATGTGTTTGGTTTGGCCCTTGGGCTGGCTACGTGTTTGCTCATCGTATTTTATGTGGTAGATGAGCTGAGCTATGACAAGTTCAATGTTAAGGCCGACAGGATCTATCGCGCCAATATGCAGATTAAATTTGGCGGTATCGATCAAAGTTATGCCTGTGCGCCTGCTCCGTTAAGTGCCGCCTTTCAAAATGACTACCCTGAGGTTGAGCGTGCCTGCCGTTTTTTGATGCGCGGAGGTTATAATGTAAAAAAAGGCAATCAAACTATTCATGAAAACCGAATGGTGCTGGCCGATTCCACCTTGTTTGATGTATTCACCCTGCCAATGGTAGCAGGCGATCCTAAGAAGGCGCTTGTTGAACCTAATACCGTTGTCATTACTGAAAGTACAGCTAAACGTTATTTTAATACTACGCAGGTTGTAGGTAAAACTTTTACGTTTGATGAAAAGCTGCTTTATAAGGTTACCGGTGTAATTAAAGACCTGCCCAGGCAATCGCATTTTCATTACGATTTTTTCCTGTCGATGGCGTCAAACGCGGAAAGCAAAGATGGGGCATGGTTCAGCAATAATTTCAATACCTATGTATTACTAAAACCTGGTGTGGATGCCAAAAAGTTTGAAGCCAAGTTTCCTGCATTAATGCACAAATATGCGGGTCCGCAATTGCAGAGTATCTTACATCTTACTTTTGATTCGTTTGAAGGAGCCGGCAACAAATACCAGCTGAGTCTTATGCCATTGAAGGATATCCACCTCAAATCAAATCTTGTGTCGGAGCTTGATCATAACGGGAACATTCAGTACGTGTACATTTTTGGAGCGGTTGCTATTTTTATCTTACTGATAGCCTGTGTAAACTTCATGAACCTTTCAACCGCCCGTTCTGCAAACCGGGCCCGGGAGGTAGGGGTTCGTAAGGTACTTGGTTCAAGGCGTCAGTCGCTTATTGCCCAGTTCCTGTCTGAGTCTATCATGGTAACGTTTATTGCTACAGTAATAGCCATGCTGATGGCTTATTTTCTGCTGCCGGTATTCAATAATATAGCGGGTAAAACCATGGAGCTTAATATGGGCTCATTGGTTTGGCTGATTCCTGCTTTGCTGGTAATAGTTTTGGTGATTGGCTTCCTGGCTGGCTCATATCCCGCGTTTTTTCTTTCGGCATTTCAGCCAATTGATGTTTTAAAAGGCAAGCTTTCCTCTGGCTTTAAGGGCGGAATGTTAAGGAGCTCATTGGTGGTGTTCCAGTTTTTTATATCGATAGTGCTCATCATTGGTACACTGGTGATCTATAATCAGCTTAAATATATTCAGAATAAAGATCTTGGTTATAACCGCAGCCAGGTATTGGTGATTCATGGTGTGTATGACCTCGGCGACAAGAGCAAGGTGTTAAGAGATGAAGTAAAGCAATTGCCAGGCGTAATGGGCGTAACCATGACAGGCTTTTTGCCAACTTCTGATTACAGGAACAGCAGCAGCGTTTTCCAGGAACGCGGGCTCGACCCTAAAAAAGCAGTGCTTGCACAAACCTGGGTAGTTGACGATAACTATCTGCCAACCCTCGGCATAAAACTAACCAAAGGCCGTAATTTCTCAAACCAGATGCCTACCGATTCGGCGGCCATGATCATTAATGAAACAGCGGCGAAACTGATGGGCGTACGTGACCCGCTTAACAAATCCATGTTTTTGCCTATGGACAATATGGCCAAAACGTTTAAAGAATATCATATAGTAGGTGTTATTAAGGATTTTAATTTCGCTTCGCTGCGTAATAATGTAAGCCCGGTGATATTAATGTACGGGCAGGATACCGGCGCCTTAAGTGTAAAAGTAAATACCGCTAATATCACCGCACTTATGGCCATGATCAGCGACAAATGGAAATCTATAAAACCGGGTAAGGAGTTTGAATATTCGTTTATGGATGACGATTTTGATTCATCGTACCGTGCGGAACAGCGGATGGGTACCATATTCATCATATTTACAAGTTTAACAATTGTGATAGCCTGTTTAGGTTTGTTTGGCCTTGCTGCATATGCGGCCGAACAGCGCACTAAGGAGATAGGCATCCGTAAAGTACTTGGCGCTAATGTAGGCGCTATAGTAGGTATGCTGTCAAAAGATTTTATCAAACTGGTAATGATAGCAATAGTAATAGCCATTCCGGTTGCCTGGGTCGCCATGCAGCAATGGTTGCAGGGCTTTGCGTACAGGCAAAACATACAATGGTGGGTGGTAGTATTGGCTGCGGTTTTGGCCGTGTTGATCGCTTTTGTAACCATCAGCTTTCAATCCATCAAGGCGGCACTGGCCAACCCGGTGAGGAGTTTGAAAAATGAATAA
- a CDS encoding ABC transporter permease, which yields MIRNYIKTAWRNLYRNKAFSLIHILGLTMGITVCLMIFLYIMNEFSVDNFHKQGKNIYRVMRGFDKSKAPTSYLSGPYAPAMLNDYPQDIKMAVRVSPRNNLVSFGEKSFNEKKVYAVDSNFFSLFTFPLLRGDATSALNHPGSVVLTETTAKKYFGNIDNAMGKVVQMDKQLQLKVTGIAKDVPSNSHLDFDLVMPISNYTRDQGFNVWINNSLFVYLLLNEHSSPAALESRFPQFMDKYMGKDMQRFGTKFNLSLRPFKDIYFENASSFDNVKHGDKTVVFIFISIAVLIMIIACINFMNLATIRAVERSKEVGMRKVLGALRNHLVWQFIGESILLALISCALSIGLLLLLMPSYNSLLGYALTVSWNSAPIYLFLLGVILFVGFLAGSYPAIFMSAFSPIEALKGKLKLGKGGSFFRQSLVVFQFSISVLLIIGTIVIVNQMRYVKNKSLGYDKEQTVIVKIDNNDIYDHMQTFKHQLQNSDYVKSVSLMSGEPGGFFDMQGFEVEGQHETFKSRSEFADFEYVKTFGLKIIAGRDFSPQFATDTTNSVLINRTAAKELGFTPQQAIGKWIKNTVRDSSRRTIIGVVEDFNFLSLKENMDALVISPSDDRRVAVIKLKPGNVQAGLAAIKNIYAEVAPVYPFEYSFLDQQFDTTYRNDIRQQTMLSIFSGLAIFIACLGLFGLASFTAAKRTKEIGVRKVLGSSVQNILILISKDLLKPVLLATVIAIPLGYYSMDKWLQSFAYKTPLHWWIFALAALLTFVIAVVTISFQSLKAALANPIRSLRSE from the coding sequence ATGATACGTAACTACATAAAAACAGCATGGCGAAACCTTTATAGGAATAAGGCATTTTCGCTGATCCACATTTTGGGATTAACTATGGGTATAACCGTTTGCCTCATGATATTCCTGTATATTATGAATGAGTTTAGCGTGGATAATTTTCATAAGCAGGGCAAAAATATTTACAGAGTGATGCGCGGCTTTGATAAGTCGAAAGCCCCCACATCTTACCTCTCGGGACCTTACGCCCCCGCCATGCTGAATGATTATCCGCAGGATATCAAGATGGCAGTGCGCGTTTCTCCACGAAATAACCTGGTTTCTTTTGGCGAAAAATCGTTCAACGAAAAAAAGGTTTACGCGGTTGATTCCAACTTTTTTAGCCTCTTTACTTTCCCGTTGCTGAGGGGAGATGCTACTTCAGCATTAAACCACCCGGGTAGCGTGGTGCTAACTGAAACCACAGCCAAAAAATATTTCGGCAATATTGATAATGCCATGGGCAAGGTGGTACAGATGGATAAACAACTGCAATTAAAGGTAACAGGTATTGCCAAAGATGTGCCTTCCAACTCGCACCTTGATTTTGACCTGGTGATGCCAATATCCAATTACACCCGCGATCAGGGTTTTAATGTATGGATTAACAATAGCCTTTTTGTTTACCTGTTATTGAATGAGCATAGCAGCCCGGCTGCCTTGGAAAGCCGCTTTCCGCAGTTTATGGATAAGTACATGGGCAAGGATATGCAGCGTTTTGGTACTAAATTTAACCTGAGCTTAAGACCGTTTAAGGATATCTATTTTGAAAATGCCTCGTCGTTTGATAATGTAAAACATGGGGATAAAACTGTGGTATTCATCTTTATTTCGATAGCGGTGCTCATCATGATCATTGCCTGTATCAATTTTATGAACCTGGCCACTATCCGCGCTGTCGAACGTTCAAAAGAAGTAGGGATGCGCAAGGTTTTAGGCGCATTAAGAAATCATCTGGTGTGGCAGTTCATCGGCGAATCTATTTTGCTGGCGCTAATTTCATGCGCCCTTTCTATTGGTTTGTTACTCTTGCTGATGCCATCATACAATAGCTTGCTTGGGTATGCGCTCACTGTATCTTGGAACAGTGCGCCGATTTACCTGTTTCTTTTAGGCGTTATTTTATTTGTGGGTTTCCTTGCCGGAAGCTATCCGGCTATATTCATGTCGGCATTTTCGCCCATTGAGGCTTTAAAAGGTAAGCTTAAATTAGGTAAAGGCGGCTCATTTTTCAGGCAATCGCTGGTGGTGTTCCAGTTCAGTATTTCGGTGTTGCTTATTATTGGCACTATCGTGATCGTTAACCAGATGCGATATGTGAAAAACAAATCATTGGGTTATGACAAGGAGCAAACCGTTATTGTGAAGATTGATAATAACGATATCTATGATCACATGCAAACATTTAAACACCAGCTGCAAAATTCGGACTATGTGAAGTCGGTATCCCTGATGTCGGGCGAACCGGGCGGCTTTTTTGATATGCAGGGCTTTGAGGTTGAAGGTCAGCATGAAACATTCAAATCGAGGTCGGAATTTGCCGACTTTGAATATGTTAAAACCTTTGGCCTGAAAATTATCGCCGGCAGGGATTTTTCACCGCAGTTTGCTACCGATACTACGAATTCGGTATTGATCAACCGTACAGCGGCTAAAGAACTGGGCTTTACGCCGCAGCAGGCTATCGGTAAATGGATTAAAAATACAGTGCGTGATAGTAGTCGCCGCACCATCATCGGTGTAGTGGAAGATTTTAACTTCCTTTCACTTAAAGAAAACATGGATGCCCTGGTGATATCGCCAAGCGACGACAGGCGCGTAGCCGTGATCAAACTAAAACCCGGAAATGTCCAGGCCGGTTTGGCTGCTATCAAAAACATTTATGCCGAAGTCGCTCCTGTTTATCCGTTTGAGTACAGCTTTCTTGACCAGCAATTTGATACCACCTATCGCAACGATATCAGGCAGCAAACCATGTTAAGCATATTTTCTGGCTTGGCCATCTTTATTGCCTGTTTGGGTTTATTTGGTTTAGCCTCGTTTACCGCAGCGAAACGTACCAAGGAAATCGGAGTCCGTAAAGTATTGGGTTCATCGGTACAAAATATCCTTATCCTGATATCAAAAGATCTGCTGAAACCGGTGTTATTAGCTACTGTGATAGCTATCCCCTTAGGTTATTACAGCATGGATAAATGGCTGCAAAGTTTCGCTTACAAAACACCTTTGCATTGGTGGATCTTTGCTTTGGCGGCTTT
- a CDS encoding ABC transporter permease, producing the protein MFKNYLKTAFRTLRKNVGFTVINILGLALGLATCLMIVLYVADELSYDRFNEKADRTYRVNEDLKFGNNNVLYAVAMPPLAQALKTDLPEVEEVTRLKAAGGFHVKKGNESILEYGTVFADPSVFNVFTLPMINGNPATALKEPNTVVITETTAQKYFNSTNVVGKTLSIDNNQLLKITGVIKDLPKQSHFHFDFFMSMISWPDSKSPEWLRSDYNTYVVLKPGTDYKLFEKKLAALLKKYSEGQMQTALHVNIADFEKSGSYFRLNLTPLTDIHLHSNRTGELGSNSSAQYVYIFSAIAIFILLIAGINFMNLSTARSASRAREVGVRKVLGSPRKYLIAQFLTESVLVTLAAAVIAFFTVLLLLPLFNQVSGKELVVGAQTLTWLLPALLLIVLVVGFAAGSYPAFFLSAFQPINVLSGKLAGGFKGSWLRSVLVVFQFSISIFLIIGTIVIYNQLNYIQTKNLGYNRNQVLVINNAFELGSHAKTFKNEVKQIQGVVNATLTGYLPTGKNRGTSIFYKEAAADQKTALFPQSWRVDADYISTLGMKISAGRDFSASMSTDSTGLVINETAAKFLGFTNPVNKILYRNMDGNRDHVKAYHIIGVVKDFNFNSLRENISPMIFLMDEDSGNLSIRVNTTNLPALVDQIKSKWQGMTQSQFSYSFMDQDFDANYRAEQRTGTISIIFTVLAISIACLGLFGLAAYAAEQRTKEIGIRKVLGASVSAIVNTLSKDFIKLVLISIAITTPLAWYLMNKWLQDFAYRISIQWWVLALAGVVAIIIAVATVSFQSIKAALANPVNSLKNE; encoded by the coding sequence GTAGCCGATGAGTTGAGTTATGATCGGTTTAATGAGAAAGCTGATCGCACGTACCGGGTTAATGAAGATCTTAAATTTGGCAACAATAATGTACTTTATGCCGTTGCGATGCCGCCGTTGGCTCAGGCATTAAAAACGGATCTCCCTGAGGTGGAGGAAGTAACCCGGCTTAAGGCAGCAGGAGGTTTCCACGTAAAAAAAGGTAACGAAAGTATTCTTGAGTACGGTACCGTTTTTGCCGACCCATCGGTTTTTAACGTGTTTACCCTACCCATGATTAATGGTAATCCGGCTACGGCTTTGAAAGAGCCTAACACCGTGGTGATTACCGAAACTACAGCCCAAAAGTACTTTAACAGTACCAACGTTGTAGGCAAAACACTCTCCATCGATAACAATCAATTGTTAAAGATTACAGGAGTGATAAAGGATTTACCGAAGCAATCGCACTTTCATTTCGATTTTTTTATGTCGATGATAAGCTGGCCTGATAGCAAATCTCCCGAATGGTTAAGAAGCGACTACAATACCTATGTGGTTTTGAAACCAGGTACAGATTATAAGTTATTTGAGAAAAAACTGGCTGCTTTGCTGAAAAAATACAGCGAAGGGCAAATGCAAACGGCCTTGCACGTCAATATTGCCGATTTTGAAAAAAGCGGCAGTTATTTCAGGCTTAACCTCACTCCTTTAACCGATATCCATTTGCACTCAAACCGTACCGGTGAGTTGGGCAGCAATAGCTCAGCGCAGTATGTTTATATATTTTCGGCCATTGCCATATTCATATTACTTATAGCAGGCATCAACTTTATGAACCTTTCAACAGCTCGTTCGGCCAGCAGGGCCAGGGAGGTTGGTGTACGCAAGGTTTTAGGTTCCCCGCGTAAATATTTAATAGCCCAGTTTTTAACCGAATCGGTATTGGTGACTTTGGCAGCGGCAGTTATAGCGTTTTTTACTGTATTACTTTTATTGCCGCTGTTTAATCAGGTATCGGGCAAGGAGTTGGTTGTTGGCGCGCAAACCTTAACCTGGTTGCTGCCTGCTTTACTATTGATTGTACTGGTGGTAGGTTTTGCTGCCGGATCATATCCTGCTTTTTTTCTTTCGGCATTTCAGCCAATTAATGTGCTTAGCGGTAAACTTGCCGGCGGTTTCAAAGGCAGCTGGCTTAGGAGTGTACTGGTTGTATTCCAGTTTTCTATTTCAATATTCCTCATTATTGGTACCATCGTTATTTATAACCAGCTCAATTATATTCAAACCAAAAACCTGGGTTATAACCGCAATCAGGTACTTGTTATCAATAATGCATTTGAATTGGGCAGCCATGCCAAAACCTTTAAAAATGAGGTAAAGCAAATCCAAGGTGTAGTTAATGCTACTTTGACGGGTTATTTGCCAACCGGTAAAAACAGGGGAACGTCCATTTTTTATAAAGAAGCGGCAGCCGATCAAAAAACTGCTTTGTTTCCGCAAAGCTGGCGGGTAGACGCGGACTATATCAGCACCCTGGGTATGAAGATCTCTGCCGGGCGCGATTTTTCGGCAAGTATGTCAACGGATTCCACCGGATTAGTGATCAATGAAACAGCAGCTAAATTTTTAGGCTTTACCAATCCGGTCAATAAAATCCTGTACCGTAATATGGATGGCAACCGTGATCATGTAAAAGCTTATCACATCATAGGTGTGGTTAAAGATTTTAATTTCAACTCGCTGAGGGAAAATATCAGCCCAATGATTTTTTTAATGGACGAAGACAGTGGAAACCTGAGTATCAGGGTAAATACAACTAATTTACCTGCTCTCGTCGATCAGATAAAAAGCAAATGGCAGGGCATGACCCAAAGCCAGTTTAGCTATTCTTTTATGGATCAGGATTTTGATGCTAATTATCGTGCTGAGCAGCGTACCGGCACCATATCCATCATATTTACGGTGCTGGCTATTTCCATTGCCTGCCTTGGCTTGTTTGGCTTAGCCGCTTATGCTGCAGAACAACGCACCAAAGAAATCGGGATCCGTAAAGTACTCGGTGCAAGTGTATCTGCCATAGTGAATACCTTATCCAAAGATTTTATAAAGCTGGTATTGATCTCCATAGCCATTACAACCCCTTTAGCCTGGTATTTAATGAACAAATGGCTGCAGGATTTCGCTTACCGCATCAGTATACAATGGTGGGTGCTGGCGCTGGCAGGCGTAGTAGCTATAATAATAGCTGTGGCTACAGTAAGTTTCCAATCTATAAAAGCAGCATTGGCAAACCCGGTTAATAGCCTTAAAAACGAGTAG